A single region of the Streptomyces vilmorinianum genome encodes:
- a CDS encoding cupin domain-containing protein, translated as MPFTAPILPPGEPAAAVTPYGTTTAATPATPATPPARRVHRTGAAMANRFRIDRSSAQEEFGLACQRLIPWPGGDKEPPVGAMACFLAPGGDSDPDCHNQDEVMIVLSGTGSVTLDGTLEPPFRAGDIVVLPRNQEHVVHNTGDEELSWVSLYWPLREPAVRTATENEEVAA; from the coding sequence ATGCCCTTCACCGCACCGATCCTGCCCCCGGGTGAGCCGGCCGCCGCCGTCACTCCGTACGGCACCACCACCGCCGCCACTCCCGCCACCCCCGCCACCCCGCCGGCCCGGCGGGTCCACCGCACAGGAGCCGCCATGGCCAACCGCTTCCGCATCGACCGCAGTTCCGCCCAGGAGGAGTTCGGCCTCGCCTGCCAGCGGCTCATCCCGTGGCCCGGCGGCGACAAGGAGCCGCCGGTCGGCGCCATGGCCTGCTTCCTCGCGCCCGGCGGCGACTCCGACCCCGACTGCCACAACCAGGACGAGGTCATGATCGTCCTCTCCGGGACCGGCAGCGTGACCCTCGACGGCACGCTCGAACCGCCGTTCCGCGCGGGCGACATCGTCGTCCTGCCCCGTAACCAGGAGCACGTCGTCCACAACACCGGCGACGAGGAGCTGAGCTGGGTCTCCCTCTACTGGCCCCTGCGCGAGCCCGCCGTCCGTACCGCAACCGAGAACGAGGAGGTCGCCGCGTGA
- a CDS encoding lysine N(6)-hydroxylase/L-ornithine N(5)-oxygenase family protein: protein MNETTPVYDVVGVGFGPANLALAIAIEEYNEQAAPEEKLTAVFLEKQPSFGWHRGMLIPDATMQVSFLKDLATMRNPSSRFGFVPYLHDRGRLVDFINHKVLFPTREEFHDYLGWAADGVDHMVRYGLEVTAIRPAAQAGPVVEVDVAAFGEAEAVTYRARNLVLGTGLVPRLPEGVESSERLWHSGEFLHRLAALPTESPRRFVVAGAGQSAAEIADHLHRTYENAEIVAVHTRYGYSPADDSPYANRIFDPEAVDLYHAAEPSVRRTLMDYHRNTNYGVVDMDLIEELYRRSYQEKVRGEQRLRILGVTRLTEVEEGPDGVRVQVRNLATGETETMTADAVVYATGYTEPDPARLLGELNAACERDEDGRLRVRRDYRVRTGPELEAGVYLMGGTEHSHGITANLLSMAAVRAGEICDSLAAGRRSDRRAPVAMRG, encoded by the coding sequence ATGAACGAGACCACGCCCGTCTACGACGTCGTCGGCGTCGGCTTCGGCCCCGCCAACCTCGCCCTGGCCATCGCCATCGAGGAGTACAACGAGCAGGCCGCGCCGGAGGAGAAGCTCACCGCCGTCTTCCTGGAGAAGCAGCCGTCCTTCGGCTGGCACCGCGGCATGCTGATCCCGGACGCCACCATGCAGGTCTCCTTCCTCAAGGACCTGGCCACGATGCGCAATCCGAGCAGCCGCTTCGGTTTCGTGCCCTACCTCCACGACCGGGGCCGGCTGGTCGACTTCATCAACCACAAGGTGCTGTTCCCGACCCGCGAGGAGTTCCACGACTACCTCGGGTGGGCAGCCGACGGCGTGGACCACATGGTCCGTTACGGCCTGGAGGTCACCGCCATCCGCCCCGCCGCCCAGGCCGGCCCGGTCGTCGAGGTCGACGTCGCCGCGTTCGGCGAGGCCGAGGCGGTCACCTACCGGGCGCGCAACCTGGTCCTGGGAACCGGTCTCGTGCCCCGGCTTCCCGAGGGGGTCGAGTCCTCCGAACGCCTCTGGCACAGCGGCGAGTTCCTGCACCGCCTCGCCGCGCTGCCCACCGAGAGCCCGCGCCGCTTCGTCGTGGCCGGGGCCGGGCAGAGCGCCGCCGAGATCGCCGACCACCTGCACCGTACGTACGAGAACGCCGAGATCGTCGCCGTCCACACGCGGTACGGCTACAGCCCCGCCGACGACAGCCCGTACGCGAACCGCATCTTCGACCCGGAGGCCGTCGACCTCTACCACGCGGCCGAGCCGTCCGTGCGCCGCACGCTCATGGACTACCACCGCAACACCAACTACGGCGTGGTCGACATGGACCTCATCGAGGAGCTCTACCGCCGCTCGTACCAGGAGAAGGTGCGCGGCGAGCAGCGCCTGCGGATCCTCGGCGTCACCCGGCTCACCGAGGTCGAGGAGGGCCCCGACGGCGTGCGCGTCCAGGTGCGCAACCTCGCCACGGGGGAGACGGAGACGATGACCGCGGACGCCGTCGTATACGCCACCGGCTACACCGAGCCCGACCCGGCCCGGCTGCTCGGCGAACTGAACGCGGCCTGCGAGCGCGACGAGGACGGGCGCCTGCGGGTGCGGCGCGACTACCGGGTGCGGACGGGACCGGAGCTGGAGGCCGGCGTCTATCTGATGGGCGGCACCGAGCACAGCCACGGCATCACGGCGAACCTGCTGTCGATGGCCGCCGTACGGGCGGGCGAGATCTGCGACTCGCTCGCCGCGGGCCGGCGTTCCGACAGGCGGGCACCGGTGGCGATGCGCGGCTGA
- a CDS encoding pyridoxamine 5'-phosphate oxidase family protein — translation MSTAPDELAPTERTRLRRMRHKGSHRRADLEAVLAAGFLCHLGVTVDGTPMVVPTAYGTDGDRLYLHGSVASRSLVQAPDATVCVTVTHVDGLVLARSVFEHGVNYRCAMIYGVPRLVTDPEEKLRGLRALTEQCAPGQWEYARQPSRKELAATSLLALDLTEASVKTAGGPPDDGDSPDAELGLWAGVLPVVTTFGTPLADPVLPAGIEPPAHVADRAGLVLTGGETNTTPAPVTT, via the coding sequence ATGAGCACCGCCCCCGACGAACTGGCCCCCACCGAGCGGACCCGGCTGCGCCGGATGCGTCACAAGGGCAGCCACCGGCGCGCCGATCTGGAGGCGGTGCTCGCCGCCGGTTTCCTCTGCCACCTCGGCGTCACCGTCGACGGCACGCCGATGGTCGTGCCGACCGCGTACGGCACCGACGGCGACCGGCTGTATCTGCACGGTTCGGTCGCCAGCCGCAGCCTGGTCCAGGCCCCCGACGCCACGGTCTGCGTCACGGTGACGCACGTCGACGGACTGGTCCTCGCCCGCTCCGTCTTCGAGCACGGCGTGAACTACCGCTGCGCGATGATCTACGGCGTCCCGCGCCTGGTCACCGACCCGGAGGAGAAGCTGCGCGGGCTGCGGGCGCTCACCGAGCAGTGTGCGCCGGGCCAGTGGGAGTACGCCCGGCAGCCCAGCCGCAAGGAGCTGGCGGCGACCTCGCTGCTCGCCCTCGACCTCACCGAGGCTTCAGTGAAGACCGCGGGCGGCCCGCCGGACGACGGCGACAGCCCGGACGCGGAACTGGGGCTGTGGGCCGGGGTGCTGCCGGTCGTCACCACCTTCGGCACCCCGCTCGCCGACCCGGTCCTGCCGGCGGGCATCGAACCGCCGGCCCATGTCGCCGACCGCGCGGGGCTCGTCCTCACCGGGGGCGAGACGAACACGACGCCCGCCCCCGTGACGACCTGA
- a CDS encoding FAD-dependent oxidoreductase, with translation MAESRPRGAVVGPFSGPRAAWGEHLERAAAVHGAVDWELYDDRGEAETARRIAEAVVAEGRHALVIGHFNSAGARAALPVYRAGGLPVLLPLATTPDLLTDSAGTVLRWCPDDRAQATSLLAAVRSAGHTRIAVTHDGTAYGEGLARLVREAWPGDAGARVAAAAGAGPGSDGGRAPGPTAGAGPGSDGGRAPGPTAGAGPGSGLAAGAVALPKGPVVSDGSGPATGAVPDGVVTGLVTGLAASLAGPRDAQADPAGSAGGDRVPVVSYGGGRPDVTAASSGVEGPVPVPAESALVVRGGPVGAVRASAPAPVPEIVDGPQDAADLTDLTGLSALVVCGTHGGAARVGREWRAGGFGGELYFTDDCAVEEFSELLGDASRAAKVARMRGGPEVHVTAAFAAATRALAEDPERTGRALLAAVRAHADRGFTALGEPVEGSVGWDISPVPPPPRAPSGGGGHQGRAYDVLVVGAGVVGAATAAALARQGARVALVAPMDGRRDHATAWSGGLVRAFEADPYLRGLALRSHQLAWGPAALVPGPYGFVPTGSLVLCGDADLDQAEKGVAELNGAGVPAELLAPGTLRERFPGLAVDGVTAAVWEPEGGYADPPRTARVYRDRALAHGAVLLPARVRELVAPPGADRVRVLLEPGGPVDALAVVLAAGSGTGAIAGHRLSGSDAGRTKSIRYGFFHHPDTAGLPTVVDMVTGVWGRPQVTGEAAGGYMAGRPVDEWDVPAGGEDTLTDEHVAYIREGASTRWPWLADPATRFLGGRQGVDLYTPHSLPHLGRERSGSRIVLATGWSGAGFKTAPAAAELAAAEALDALAGT, from the coding sequence GTGGCTGAGTCCCGCCCGCGCGGGGCGGTCGTGGGGCCCTTCTCGGGCCCCCGGGCCGCCTGGGGCGAACACCTGGAGCGGGCCGCCGCGGTGCACGGGGCCGTCGACTGGGAGCTGTACGACGACCGCGGGGAGGCGGAGACGGCCCGCCGGATCGCCGAGGCCGTGGTCGCCGAGGGCCGGCACGCGCTGGTGATCGGCCACTTCAACAGCGCGGGCGCGCGGGCGGCGCTGCCCGTCTACCGGGCGGGCGGACTGCCCGTCCTGCTGCCCCTGGCCACGACGCCGGACCTGCTCACCGACAGCGCGGGCACGGTCCTGCGCTGGTGCCCGGACGACCGCGCCCAGGCGACCTCCCTGCTGGCGGCGGTCCGCTCGGCGGGCCACACCCGGATCGCCGTGACCCACGACGGCACGGCGTACGGGGAGGGCCTGGCGCGACTGGTCCGGGAGGCCTGGCCCGGGGACGCCGGGGCACGGGTGGCGGCTGCCGCCGGTGCGGGCCCGGGCTCTGATGGCGGCCGGGCGCCGGGGCCCACCGCCGGTGCGGGCCCGGGCTCTGATGGCGGCCGGGCGCCGGGGCCCACCGCCGGTGCGGGCCCGGGCTCCGGCCTCGCGGCCGGTGCGGTGGCGCTGCCGAAGGGGCCGGTGGTCTCGGACGGCAGCGGCCCGGCGACGGGCGCCGTGCCGGACGGTGTCGTGACCGGCCTCGTGACCGGCCTCGCGGCGAGCCTCGCGGGGCCGCGGGATGCCCAGGCCGACCCGGCCGGATCGGCGGGTGGTGACAGGGTGCCGGTCGTCTCGTACGGCGGCGGCCGCCCGGACGTCACCGCCGCCTCCAGCGGCGTCGAGGGCCCGGTGCCCGTGCCGGCCGAGTCGGCCCTCGTCGTGCGCGGGGGACCGGTCGGAGCGGTACGGGCGTCGGCGCCAGCGCCGGTGCCGGAGATCGTCGACGGGCCGCAGGACGCAGCCGACCTCACCGACCTCACCGGCCTCAGCGCGCTCGTCGTGTGCGGGACCCATGGTGGGGCCGCGCGGGTCGGGCGGGAGTGGCGGGCGGGCGGGTTCGGTGGGGAGTTGTACTTCACCGACGACTGCGCGGTCGAGGAGTTCTCCGAGCTCCTCGGGGACGCGAGCCGGGCCGCCAAGGTGGCCCGGATGCGCGGCGGGCCGGAGGTCCATGTCACCGCCGCCTTCGCCGCGGCCACCCGCGCCCTCGCCGAGGACCCGGAGCGGACCGGCCGCGCGCTGCTCGCCGCCGTACGCGCCCACGCCGACCGCGGGTTCACCGCGCTCGGGGAGCCCGTCGAGGGAAGCGTCGGCTGGGACATCAGCCCCGTCCCGCCCCCGCCGCGCGCCCCGAGCGGGGGTGGCGGTCACCAGGGCCGGGCCTATGACGTGCTCGTCGTCGGCGCCGGAGTCGTCGGCGCCGCGACCGCCGCCGCACTCGCCCGGCAGGGCGCGCGGGTGGCGCTCGTCGCGCCGATGGACGGGCGCCGGGACCATGCGACCGCCTGGTCCGGGGGGCTCGTACGGGCCTTCGAGGCCGACCCGTACCTGCGCGGGCTCGCCCTGCGCAGCCACCAGCTGGCCTGGGGGCCGGCCGCGCTCGTGCCGGGACCGTACGGCTTCGTGCCGACCGGGTCGCTCGTGCTCTGCGGCGACGCCGACCTGGACCAGGCGGAGAAGGGGGTCGCCGAGCTCAACGGGGCCGGTGTCCCGGCCGAGTTGCTGGCGCCGGGGACGCTCAGGGAACGGTTCCCGGGGCTCGCGGTCGACGGGGTGACCGCGGCCGTGTGGGAACCGGAGGGCGGCTACGCCGATCCGCCGCGCACCGCCCGCGTCTACCGGGACCGCGCCCTCGCCCACGGGGCCGTCCTGCTGCCGGCGCGCGTACGGGAACTGGTCGCGCCGCCCGGGGCCGACCGGGTACGGGTCCTGCTGGAACCCGGCGGGCCCGTCGATGCCCTGGCCGTCGTCCTGGCAGCCGGCAGCGGCACCGGGGCGATCGCCGGGCACCGGCTGAGCGGCTCGGACGCGGGGCGCACCAAGAGCATCCGGTACGGGTTCTTCCACCACCCCGACACGGCCGGACTGCCGACCGTAGTCGACATGGTGACCGGCGTCTGGGGGCGGCCCCAGGTCACCGGGGAGGCGGCCGGCGGGTACATGGCGGGGCGCCCCGTCGACGAGTGGGACGTACCCGCGGGCGGCGAGGACACCCTCACCGACGAGCACGTGGCGTACATCCGCGAAGGGGCGTCCACCCGCTGGCCCTGGCTCGCGGACCCGGCGACCCGCTTCCTGGGCGGCCGCCAGGGCGTCGACCTGTACACCCCGCACTCCCTGCCCCACCTCGGCCGCGAACGCTCCGGCAGCCGCATCGTCCTCGCCACCGGCTGGTCCGGCGCGGGCTTCAAAACGGCCCCGGCGGCAGCCGAACTCGCCGCGGCAGAAGCCCTGGACGCCCTGGCGGGCACCTGA
- a CDS encoding class I tRNA ligase family protein produces MSATHWITATPPTPNGDLHIGHLAGPYLAGDVLRRFLAAEGTGTVRYTTGLDDHQSYVPVRGLGDGGRKGEEVADGYGASIESVWRQAGADFDAIVRPRRDVGYRSAVQEFFQRLYDAGHIVARTRPLPYCTGCERWLYEAYLKGDCPHCGSGSNGNACEPCGRPNDCADLTDPVCTACGATPELRDCERLYFPLAPWEERLDAFWQDVDMPPHLRALCERMREEGLPEIAVSHPSEWGVPVPVAGFTEQRIYVWFEMAPGYLLEWTGAGETGPAPAPVQFFGFDNGYFHALLFPAAFRAYDAEIALPKAFVVNEFYRLEGLKFSTSRRHAIWAHEELARTSADVLRYHVLSDRPNGRQTSFGSAALEISRARLADRWDGWLGRLFTAVAEEGGVVPAEAPRGAAWERLRARLTETVGQLREAYGVEGYDARRAVALLDEVVALAEDFGHVNGFEQERPGGAPAYRAALAAQLAVASALSAWAAPALPYGSARLAELLGLPAVRPVDAASLTPMAAGARVAAWPGAVFSG; encoded by the coding sequence GTGAGCGCGACACACTGGATCACCGCCACCCCGCCCACGCCCAACGGCGACCTGCACATCGGCCACCTCGCCGGCCCGTACCTCGCCGGTGACGTGCTGCGCCGCTTCCTGGCGGCCGAGGGGACCGGCACCGTCCGGTACACCACCGGCCTCGACGACCACCAGAGCTATGTCCCCGTCCGCGGCCTGGGCGACGGCGGGCGCAAGGGCGAGGAGGTCGCCGACGGCTACGGCGCGTCCATCGAGTCCGTCTGGCGGCAGGCCGGCGCCGACTTCGACGCGATCGTCCGCCCGCGCCGTGACGTCGGGTACCGGTCGGCCGTGCAGGAGTTCTTCCAGCGGCTGTACGACGCCGGGCACATCGTCGCCCGGACGCGGCCGCTGCCGTACTGCACCGGCTGCGAGCGCTGGCTGTACGAGGCGTACCTCAAGGGCGACTGCCCGCACTGCGGCTCCGGCTCCAACGGCAACGCCTGCGAGCCCTGCGGCCGCCCCAACGACTGCGCCGACCTGACCGACCCGGTCTGCACCGCCTGCGGCGCCACCCCCGAACTCCGCGACTGCGAACGGCTCTACTTCCCCCTCGCGCCGTGGGAGGAGCGGCTCGACGCCTTCTGGCAGGACGTGGACATGCCGCCGCACCTGCGGGCGCTGTGCGAGCGGATGCGGGAGGAAGGGCTGCCGGAGATCGCCGTCAGCCACCCCTCCGAGTGGGGCGTGCCGGTGCCGGTCGCGGGCTTCACCGAGCAGCGGATCTACGTGTGGTTCGAGATGGCCCCCGGCTATCTGCTGGAGTGGACCGGCGCAGGCGAGACCGGCCCCGCGCCCGCGCCCGTGCAGTTCTTCGGCTTCGACAACGGCTACTTCCACGCCCTGCTGTTCCCGGCGGCGTTCCGGGCGTACGACGCGGAGATCGCGCTGCCGAAGGCGTTCGTGGTCAACGAGTTCTACCGGCTCGAAGGGCTGAAGTTCTCCACGAGCCGGCGGCACGCCATCTGGGCACACGAGGAGCTGGCCCGGACGAGCGCGGACGTGCTGCGCTACCACGTCCTGTCGGACCGGCCCAACGGCCGTCAGACCAGCTTCGGTTCGGCCGCCCTGGAGATCAGCCGCGCCCGGCTCGCGGACCGGTGGGACGGCTGGCTCGGCCGGCTGTTCACCGCCGTCGCCGAGGAGGGGGGCGTGGTCCCGGCGGAGGCGCCGCGGGGGGCGGCCTGGGAGCGGCTGCGCGCCCGGCTCACCGAGACCGTCGGCCAGCTGCGGGAGGCGTACGGCGTCGAGGGCTACGACGCGCGGCGCGCGGTCGCGCTGCTCGACGAAGTCGTCGCGCTAGCCGAGGACTTCGGCCACGTCAACGGCTTCGAGCAGGAGCGTCCGGGAGGCGCGCCGGCGTACCGTGCCGCGCTCGCGGCCCAGCTCGCCGTCGCGTCGGCCCTGTCGGCGTGGGCCGCACCCGCGCTGCCGTACGGCTCCGCCCGGCTCGCGGAACTCCTCGGCCTCCCGGCGGTACGGCCCGTGGACGCGGCGTCCCTGACGCCGATGGCGGCGGGCGCGCGGGTGGCGGCCTGGCCCGGGGCGGTCTTCAGTGGCTGA
- a CDS encoding helix-turn-helix transcriptional regulator: MGGFADPCRGTRPVTDFSSLAALIGQDQTCVDVYRLVISEPRWGLAEIAEELRVEEAAVRECLDKLAELSMLYPTKDATDVAPISPEVGLAAHIHRRETEIHSRQLELAAMRAATAELTAIYASQHARHHNAGLEQLEGVNEVRARLSELARHADTEILAFMPGGAQSPEALEASRPLDEQTLSAGVKLRTIYLDSVRNDRATTEYARWLAELGGEIRTMPSLPLRMLIADRSVALLPVSPEDTRAGAVILRAPGVVTALLALFEMVWERATPLHGRPRPAADAPSEQEIELLRLLQKGHTDEVAARKLGLSLRTTRRMMSGISHRLGARSRFETGVLAERAGWL, encoded by the coding sequence ATGGGGGGCTTCGCCGACCCGTGCCGCGGGACGCGACCGGTCACGGACTTCTCGTCGTTGGCGGCGCTGATCGGGCAGGACCAGACCTGTGTCGACGTCTACCGCCTGGTGATCAGCGAGCCGCGCTGGGGGCTCGCGGAGATCGCCGAGGAGCTACGTGTCGAGGAAGCGGCGGTCCGGGAGTGTCTGGACAAGCTGGCGGAGCTCTCGATGCTCTATCCCACCAAGGACGCCACGGATGTCGCGCCCATAAGTCCCGAGGTCGGTCTCGCCGCTCACATTCACCGGCGGGAAACCGAAATCCATTCCCGGCAACTCGAGTTGGCGGCCATGCGGGCGGCCACCGCCGAACTGACCGCGATCTACGCCTCGCAGCACGCCCGGCACCACAACGCCGGTCTCGAGCAGCTCGAAGGCGTCAACGAGGTACGGGCCCGGCTCTCGGAACTCGCCCGGCACGCCGACACCGAGATCCTCGCCTTCATGCCCGGCGGCGCGCAGAGCCCCGAGGCGCTGGAGGCCAGCCGTCCGCTCGACGAGCAGACGCTCTCCGCCGGGGTGAAGCTGCGGACGATCTATCTGGACTCCGTGCGCAACGACCGGGCCACCACCGAGTACGCCCGGTGGCTGGCCGAACTCGGCGGCGAGATACGCACGATGCCCTCGCTGCCGCTGCGCATGCTGATCGCCGACCGGTCCGTGGCGCTGCTGCCGGTGAGCCCCGAGGACACCCGGGCGGGCGCCGTCATCCTGCGCGCGCCCGGTGTGGTGACCGCGCTGCTCGCCCTGTTCGAGATGGTCTGGGAGCGGGCCACCCCGCTGCACGGGCGGCCGAGGCCCGCCGCCGACGCGCCGTCGGAGCAGGAGATCGAGCTGCTCAGGCTGTTGCAGAAGGGGCACACCGACGAGGTGGCGGCCCGCAAGCTCGGTCTGTCGCTGCGGACCACCCGCCGGATGATGTCGGGCATCTCGCACCGGCTCGGCGCGCGCAGCCGCTTCGAGACGGGCGTTCTCGCGGAACGGGCCGGCTGGCTCTGA
- a CDS encoding APC family permease has translation MTDLMARPAPSASAPSAAGVAGARPLGVRALVVFYVSSLVGTGILLVPGLTERQAGPASLVAWVVLALSSYPFARFFAEMSAWRPDASGLAAMVSAGFGPRPGRAASLLLVATYVIGNPVMGIVSARCLLGLLGQPDGPVYPVAMGFMALSAAFTLIGLTAGARVQAASLVVLLLGLGGAVALAVPRFDTGEYTPFLTHGWGGVGIAVVTAFFSFLGWENVSTLAEQVDDPARSYRRAIRWAVPIVGLLYAAVTAAYLAVPGDEPVVITALLGASLGEAGAVAGDLLALGLAVVATNAWVLGATRVVRAAARDRILPRALADRPVPATVVLALAYTGVLGALTLTGTGEELVLIVTSSAFLLLYVAAAGAALRARGTGRALRTTAVVTLVIAAVFLSFAGTGLLLALLLAAGCAAATHRRTSTR, from the coding sequence ATGACGGACCTCATGGCCCGCCCCGCCCCATCCGCGTCAGCGCCTTCCGCGGCCGGCGTCGCCGGTGCCCGACCCCTCGGGGTACGGGCCCTGGTCGTGTTCTATGTCAGCAGTCTCGTCGGGACCGGCATCCTGTTGGTGCCGGGGCTGACCGAGCGGCAGGCCGGGCCGGCTTCGTTGGTCGCCTGGGTCGTGCTCGCGCTCAGTTCGTATCCGTTCGCGCGGTTCTTCGCCGAGATGTCCGCCTGGCGGCCCGACGCCTCCGGTCTCGCCGCCATGGTGAGCGCCGGGTTCGGGCCGCGGCCGGGGCGGGCCGCCTCGTTGCTGCTCGTCGCCACGTACGTGATCGGCAACCCGGTCATGGGCATCGTCTCCGCCCGCTGTCTGCTCGGCCTGCTCGGGCAGCCCGACGGACCCGTGTATCCGGTCGCCATGGGGTTCATGGCCCTGTCCGCCGCGTTCACGCTGATCGGCCTCACCGCCGGGGCCCGCGTGCAGGCCGCGTCGCTGGTCGTGCTGCTGCTCGGGCTCGGCGGGGCCGTGGCGCTCGCCGTGCCGCGGTTCGACACCGGGGAGTACACCCCGTTCCTGACACACGGCTGGGGCGGCGTCGGCATCGCCGTCGTCACCGCGTTCTTCTCCTTCCTCGGCTGGGAGAACGTCTCCACCCTCGCCGAGCAGGTCGACGACCCCGCCCGCAGCTACCGCCGCGCGATCCGCTGGGCCGTGCCCATCGTCGGACTGCTCTACGCGGCGGTGACCGCCGCCTACCTCGCCGTGCCCGGCGACGAACCCGTCGTCATCACCGCCCTGTTGGGCGCCTCCCTCGGCGAGGCCGGCGCCGTCGCCGGTGACCTCCTCGCCCTCGGCCTCGCCGTCGTCGCCACCAACGCCTGGGTCCTCGGCGCCACCCGTGTCGTACGGGCCGCCGCCCGCGACCGCATCCTGCCCCGCGCCCTGGCCGACCGGCCCGTGCCCGCCACCGTCGTCCTGGCCCTGGCCTACACCGGCGTCCTCGGCGCGCTGACCCTCACCGGCACCGGTGAGGAGCTCGTCCTCATCGTCACCAGCAGCGCGTTCCTGCTGCTGTACGTCGCCGCGGCGGGCGCCGCCCTGCGGGCCCGCGGCACCGGGCGGGCCCTGCGCACGACCGCCGTCGTGACGCTGGTGATCGCCGCCGTCTTCCTCTCCTTCGCCGGTACGGGCCTGCTCCTCGCGCTGCTCCTCGCCGCCGGCTGCGCCGCCGCCACCCACCGGCGTACCTCCACCCGCTGA